Genomic window (Centroberyx gerrardi isolate f3 chromosome 9, fCenGer3.hap1.cur.20231027, whole genome shotgun sequence):
AAGCCACATCTTATGCATATGTGATGAGTGCTTCCTTGTCTTGCTCTTTATAAGACTGAAAAGGTGAGTGGTGTGTGCCACTGATCTTCAGTAGCTCAACTGGACTCAGATCTCACCATGCACCTCCAACATACACTGGTAATGCTGGTACTTGTGCTGTGTCTTGATGGTCAAGGTAAGCTACAGCAGAACATTACAGCTgtatctatgttttttttttcacagaaaaCATGATTGCATGCAGTCGCAGTACACGAGGAACTGCAGTCCATTCTGTTTtttgtgatatacagtacaagagCATATGATGTCTGATCTTAGTCTTGTAGGTTGAAAGTATgacatgttattattatgtttcTTTCTAATATTTTATCACCAGTTCACACAGTGGAAATCATTGGAGGCCACGAGGCTGTCCCACATAGCAGACCATACATGGTGCTTTTGGTGCGGCGGTTTCATTCCACCATAAGACATTGTGATGGCTTTCTCCTGAATGAGGACTTTGTGATTACTGCCGCCCACTGCCAAGCCAGgtaagttcagttcagtttatgtTTACCTGCTGACAGGGGTGCTGCTAGGAATTCTGGGTCCCCTGATAAGATTTGAGACTGGGCCTCTCCCCACCCAGATGGTCTAACTTAGTACAATATCACCTCAACTCTCTGAGGGAGCACCTCCAGGTTGGGGCCCCCTGAAAGTTAGCTACTTTTTCCCTCTACTACTGCCTCCCTGCCTGCTGATGTAACAGCAGTATAAAAATACACAGCAAAAAGAATCAGCTGATTGTAAATTCCACATGTGTATTTGAGGTGCAACTGGTCCAAAGCAACTGTCTGTGctataaaattataatttcCTTAATATATACCGCATTATGGCTTTTATTATCAGATAGAAAAATGGCTTCATATAGTGTAACATCTATTTTACAATACAATATTTCATTCAACATCATTTTGTGGATAGAATGCTCTAATATACAAACCAATCAGTTCAATACAATTACTGCACCCATTTAATTTTGCCGTTTCAGCTCCTATGAGGCCTTATTAGGAGTTCACAATTTTCACAAGCATGGACAGCAGAAGATATCCATTGAACAAGAATTTCCACATAAAGACTTCAACAAGACTGGAAGAATGACAAATGATATAATGCTACTTAAGGTAAAGGGAAAAAAGATGATTCACTTTAAAGTCCTTGTAGTTAGTAATGGAACGTTCTATATAGTCTTTGCAAGTGCTCTATTTGAATACATTCATAAAAAATAAGCctaatatataataaacatCGCTGAACAATAATCAGGGAATATCTTAGGCATCTGAGCATTGGAGGAATCTGAATTGATATTTTGGCTTGATGTTTGTattttctatctctccctcttcctcaagTTGAGCTCAAAAGCAAATGTCACCGACTTTGTGAAACCCATCGGCCTTGCAGGCCCCGGCGATCGCATTCTACCACAACACTGTCTGGTCTCCGGCTGGGGCACTTCAAAcagcacaacaaacaaaatgactaCCAACCTCATGGAAGTGAACGTAACACTGGTAGACGAAACTATTTGCAATCGGGACCACTTGTACTGCTCTGAGGGAGACACTGGACCTGCCCCTGTAAGTATATTTGTCAGTTAACATGGAGAGCTAAACTAGACTCAGTCATGATACTAGACTGTTGTTGAAGCAATGTGTCAGTCACTGCGTATATGTGCTTCCAGGGAGACTCTGGCGGTCCACTGGTCTGTGGAGATGGCAAGGCGTACGGTGTGGTGTCCTTCACCTATAAACCACATCCACCCTCAAATCGCAAACCAATCCATGGTTTCACTAAGATTACTGACTACAAAGCCTGGATTGATTGGACCATcgcctttaaaggaaaaatcaaccACAAATGAAATTAAGATTGACACTTCTGGTTGCTTGACCAACTCACAACATATCACTATTGTGAATTTGAATTAACTGTAGCAATTTTGCACTTTGACCCATCCCACGTAGCCACATCCAAATTCCCTTCTACTGGTTCTGATTCAAAGGCAAAATCCAAATTGAGAATTTAAATGTCAATTAGATGACTTATgctttatttgaaataaattaatagataaaaataaaaagcattaCTTAGAAGTGggactgtcaaaaaaaaaaaaaaatttagacTTTTTGGCTTGCTGATGATCAATACGCTTTTCAACATATTTAGGCTAATTAAAAATCCAATGTTTACTTCATTGTTTACAAATGATACAAATGTAAATCACCCATTCACATTTGTATCATTCGAGCTTCACAGTTAAACCTCATATTTAGCAACTTGGGTCAAAAACTGAAAGTATGTCGATGAGTtggtaattttgagaaaaaaaaaaaaaataacagcgCTATGTCTTGGCTTTTCTGTGCTATAGGGCTGCTGTTTTATAGCTCTGTTAAATTGGAATTAAGTGTG
Coding sequences:
- the LOC139932303 gene encoding granzyme B(G,H), whose translation is MHLQHTLVMLVLVLCLDGQVHTVEIIGGHEAVPHSRPYMVLLVRRFHSTIRHCDGFLLNEDFVITAAHCQASSYEALLGVHNFHKHGQQKISIEQEFPHKDFNKTGRMTNDIMLLKLSSKANVTDFVKPIGLAGPGDRILPQHCLVSGWGTSNSTTNKMTTNLMEVNVTLVDETICNRDHLYCSEGDTGPAPGDSGGPLVCGDGKAYGVVSFTYKPHPPSNRKPIHGFTKITDYKAWIDWTIAFKGKINHK